The DNA region CAGCAGAGCTCCGGTTCATGCTGCCGGGGTGGGCGGATGACGTACGGCAGGCCTGCTGCGAGCTGCACCCGGGCATCGCCGGCGCAGCCCGTAACCCGCCGGTAGTTGGCTCGGAAGCTCAGCTCACGGCTCGCCGAGAAGCTTGAGTCCGTATTGTTCTTTGAGCTCGTCAGCCCAGTCGGGGACGAACTCGAGGTTGTAACCAGCTGCCAACTCGGCGCGGCGCGCTTCGAATTCCTCCGGACTGCCCGCCGTCTGCGCCAACTTCCCCAGCGACTCGAAAAACCGCTCGAAGCCGGCAGGCCAGATGACCTCCAGCAACCTCCCCGGCTCGCTGCCCGCATTCCAGAACGTGTGCGGGACTCCACGTGGCTTGAACACGTAGGTGCCCACACCGGCGGTGGCGACCCGGTCGCCGACTCTCACCCCGAAGGTTCCCTCCAGGACGTACGACAGTTCGTCCTCGCTCTCGTGCACATGGGGAGGCACCAGACGCCCGGGCTCCATCGGGTGCTCCACGATGGCGAGACTCTCACGGGTGGCGTCGCCCGAGACCTTGAAGTCGACGCCCAGGCCGCCGAGGTCGGTGTTCTCCCCCTCGCCGGGGTTGATCACGAGGAGACCATTGGGATCGGTGATCATGGTTCCGGCTCCCTTCGC from Streptomyces sp. B1I3 includes:
- a CDS encoding cupin domain-containing protein; the protein is MITDPNGLLVINPGEGENTDLGGLGVDFKVSGDATRESLAIVEHPMEPGRLVPPHVHESEDELSYVLEGTFGVRVGDRVATAGVGTYVFKPRGVPHTFWNAGSEPGRLLEVIWPAGFERFFESLGKLAQTAGSPEEFEARRAELAAGYNLEFVPDWADELKEQYGLKLLGEP